A genomic stretch from Dyella sp. M7H15-1 includes:
- a CDS encoding MFS transporter, which translates to MVSVGSRDIPASRGDERERQRSPDKHNVNRFKSMFDQAVALAGPAPASAQSWLPPTPPQHDDDTSRAAVNARPKVPDAPPPVAAPLPSVGTQALALRASTGPLAGLIVQANWYDNRLHLRVKAPTEALRQRIAQHGDALTETLSEALGVSVAVEVEPTDA; encoded by the coding sequence ATGGTATCCGTAGGATCTCGTGATATTCCCGCCTCGCGCGGCGACGAGCGTGAGCGGCAACGTTCGCCCGACAAACATAACGTCAATCGTTTCAAGTCCATGTTCGACCAGGCCGTCGCGTTGGCAGGTCCTGCGCCGGCTTCAGCCCAGTCATGGTTGCCGCCTACGCCGCCTCAGCATGATGACGATACAAGCCGTGCCGCCGTCAACGCACGGCCGAAGGTGCCCGATGCGCCGCCGCCGGTGGCAGCACCACTGCCGTCCGTCGGCACGCAAGCCTTGGCCCTGCGTGCCAGCACCGGTCCGCTGGCGGGATTGATCGTGCAGGCCAACTGGTACGATAACCGCCTGCATTTGCGTGTGAAAGCGCCCACCGAAGCGTTGCGGCAACGCATCGCGCAGCATGGCGATGCGTTGACGGAAACACTGAGCGAAGCGCTCGGCGTTTCGGTAGCGGTGGAGGTTGAGCCTACCGATGCTTAA
- a CDS encoding type III secretion protein, whose translation MELQWQRQVEYWLRLMSVERVAARENMMVQQGKDVFYLERENGRAKLTVARQVPDAQSVPTLLRLMLLLQPEAANGVPMRTWLARNQLWLAATAPAGSGAELWHQLGKLQQRLLNRVTVGIHANT comes from the coding sequence ATGGAGTTGCAATGGCAGCGTCAGGTGGAGTATTGGCTCCGCCTGATGAGCGTGGAGCGGGTGGCCGCCCGCGAAAATATGATGGTGCAGCAGGGTAAGGATGTGTTTTATCTGGAGCGGGAGAATGGACGCGCCAAGCTCACTGTTGCTAGGCAAGTGCCGGACGCGCAGAGCGTGCCTACCTTGTTGCGCCTGATGCTGCTGCTTCAACCCGAAGCCGCCAACGGCGTACCGATGCGTACGTGGCTGGCACGCAATCAACTATGGCTGGCCGCAACCGCTCCGGCGGGGAGCGGCGCCGAACTTTGGCATCAGTTGGGCAAACTGCAGCAACGGCTGCTCAACCGCGTAACCGTGGGTATTCATGCAAACACTTAA
- a CDS encoding type III secretion protein — protein MLMRLLEIKRRREQGLRAQLARLDREKDELMTRLEQVKAKRVALYEQWRELSARQGQFSQSELGKLRIALSKTEVENKRLQQQVADIDTEKDRLAQCRTEQEGILRKNLREQEKLAYMVESS, from the coding sequence ATGTTGATGCGCCTATTGGAAATCAAGCGGCGGCGTGAGCAGGGGCTGCGCGCCCAGCTAGCTCGGCTGGACCGGGAAAAAGATGAGCTGATGACGCGCCTGGAGCAGGTCAAGGCCAAGCGTGTTGCGTTGTACGAACAATGGCGGGAACTGTCCGCGCGTCAAGGCCAGTTCAGTCAGAGCGAATTGGGTAAGTTGCGCATCGCCCTGTCCAAGACGGAAGTCGAAAACAAACGTCTGCAGCAACAGGTGGCGGACATCGACACCGAAAAAGATCGGCTTGCGCAATGCCGCACCGAACAAGAAGGCATCTTGCGCAAAAACCTGCGCGAGCAAGAAAAGCTCGCCTATATGGTGGAATCAAGTTAA
- a CDS encoding FliI/YscN family ATPase — protein sequence MTMRLPDYDRILDALEVPTLSITRGVRTIGRLQEVNPTLLRAHLPGVGLGELCELPNQTLAEVVAVVGQEALLSPYREPRGLNIGMLVQPSGRCAEVGVGAELLSRVVDALGRPIDGLPMPPVEQWCGIDADSPNPMERSIIDTALPMGVRAIDSTLTVGEGQRLGIFAPAGCGKSTLLSMLCRGTDADVVVLALIGERGREVREFLEHVLPASARARSVVVVATSDRPALERLKAAATATTIAEYFRDQGKKVLLLVDSLTRYARAVREIALAAGEPMVAGGYPPSLYARLPRLLERAGPAARGSITAFYTVLMEDKSDPLAEEVRSILDGHIVLSRKLAEANHYPAIDVLASISRVMSQVTQAPHRAAAARLRRLLSAWQDIELLVRVGEYREGQDPDVDDAVRRRGQINEFLRQPVEEYCDFTKTLKALQKAVGGPC from the coding sequence ATGACTATGCGCTTGCCTGATTACGATCGGATCCTCGACGCCCTGGAAGTGCCGACGCTGTCGATAACCCGCGGCGTACGAACGATAGGCCGCCTGCAAGAGGTGAACCCCACGCTGCTGCGCGCCCACCTTCCCGGCGTGGGCCTGGGCGAGTTGTGCGAGCTACCCAACCAGACGCTGGCCGAGGTTGTCGCGGTGGTGGGGCAGGAGGCCCTGCTTTCGCCTTATCGAGAGCCGCGCGGACTCAATATCGGCATGCTGGTGCAACCTAGCGGGCGTTGCGCGGAAGTAGGGGTCGGTGCTGAATTGCTCAGCCGAGTGGTGGATGCACTCGGCCGGCCGATCGACGGTTTGCCGATGCCGCCGGTTGAGCAATGGTGCGGCATCGATGCGGATTCGCCCAACCCGATGGAGCGCAGCATCATCGATACCGCCTTGCCCATGGGCGTGCGGGCGATCGACAGCACACTCACGGTCGGCGAAGGGCAACGCCTTGGCATTTTCGCCCCCGCGGGCTGTGGCAAAAGTACCTTGCTCAGTATGCTTTGCCGGGGTACGGATGCCGACGTGGTGGTCCTTGCGTTGATTGGCGAACGCGGCCGCGAAGTGCGCGAGTTTCTGGAACATGTGCTACCCGCTTCGGCGAGAGCACGCAGCGTGGTGGTGGTGGCTACTTCAGACCGGCCCGCGCTGGAGCGCCTGAAAGCCGCCGCCACCGCCACGACCATCGCCGAATATTTCCGCGACCAAGGCAAAAAAGTACTGCTGCTGGTGGACTCGCTCACGCGCTATGCGCGCGCTGTGCGAGAGATCGCGCTGGCCGCTGGCGAGCCGATGGTGGCAGGTGGTTATCCGCCCAGCCTGTACGCCCGCTTGCCGCGTCTGTTGGAACGTGCCGGGCCGGCCGCCCGCGGCAGCATTACCGCTTTCTACACCGTGCTGATGGAAGACAAATCCGACCCGCTGGCCGAAGAAGTGCGCTCCATCCTCGATGGTCATATCGTGCTCTCGCGCAAGCTTGCTGAAGCCAATCACTACCCGGCCATTGATGTATTGGCCAGCATCAGCCGCGTCATGAGCCAGGTGACGCAAGCACCGCACCGCGCGGCCGCCGCGCGGCTGCGTCGCCTGCTCAGCGCCTGGCAAGACATCGAATTGCTGGTGCGCGTGGGGGAATATCGCGAAGGTCAGGATCCCGATGTGGACGATGCAGTACGGAGGCGTGGCCAGATCAACGAATTCCTGCGTCAGCCGGTGGAGGAGTACTGCGATTTTACTAAAACGCTGAAGGCACTCCAGAAAGCGGTAGGTGGGCCATGTTGA
- a CDS encoding EscV/YscV/HrcV family type III secretion system export apparatus protein, whose protein sequence is MQTLNNWLGALKSRQDLILAAMLLVAVFMMIVPLPTVLVDVLIALNLTLSIVLLMMAVYIREPMEFSGFPSVLLITTLYRLALTISTSRLILLQHDAGEIVYTFGNFAVGGNLAVGLIVFAIITVVQFIVITKGSERVAEVGARFSLDAMPGKQMSIDGDMRAGIIDANEARRLRQMVQKESQLYGAMDGAMKFVKGDAIASIIVILVNIFGGITVGVFMHGMTAGEAASTYAILSVGDGLIAQIPALLISIAAGIIVTRVPGEERRNLASDLSSQLMRHRSALWIVSAVLVVFACLPGFPTLIFLAIAAMIGGGAFMSGRKAGGGGAGAGTGAAAEGHAGDEGAAELPAVGATPLLLRVHPDLARGGRLGQALIELRQSKLEQLGLPLPQIVLQAHAGLSPQSFSFLLYQEPVLTLTMQPLLLADASSARLSQAVAHDTLPFGGHRLQWAPVEQQPVLEATGVKVYRDHDAVTHVVSLALDRYASELIGVQEARYLMDQMESSYGELIKELQRQLPIGRIADVLQRLVAEGVSIRDLRAIFEALVEWAPREKDPVMLAEYARMALRRHIVGRHRRGQPWISAWVLGGQIEQTIRESIRQTAAGSYSALSAEESQSILQEIKATVAKNGSATALVTAIDVRRFVRKLIERELSGLAVLSFQELDDEAELKVLGHIELIGDDYALA, encoded by the coding sequence ATGCAAACACTTAATAACTGGCTGGGCGCGCTCAAGTCGCGGCAGGATCTGATACTGGCAGCGATGCTGCTGGTCGCCGTCTTCATGATGATCGTGCCGTTGCCGACCGTGCTGGTCGACGTGCTTATTGCGCTCAATCTCACCTTGTCCATCGTGCTGTTGATGATGGCGGTGTATATCCGTGAGCCGATGGAGTTCTCTGGCTTTCCGTCGGTGCTGCTGATCACCACACTGTACCGATTAGCGCTAACCATCAGCACCAGTCGCTTGATTTTGCTGCAGCATGATGCGGGTGAGATCGTTTATACGTTTGGTAACTTTGCGGTCGGTGGCAATCTGGCGGTTGGCCTGATCGTGTTCGCCATCATCACGGTGGTGCAGTTCATCGTGATCACCAAAGGCTCCGAACGTGTGGCCGAGGTGGGGGCGCGCTTTTCGCTCGATGCCATGCCAGGCAAGCAGATGAGCATCGACGGCGATATGCGCGCCGGCATTATCGATGCCAATGAAGCGCGTCGGTTGCGCCAGATGGTACAGAAGGAAAGCCAGCTCTACGGTGCCATGGATGGTGCGATGAAATTCGTCAAGGGCGATGCGATTGCGTCGATCATCGTCATTCTGGTGAATATTTTCGGCGGCATCACCGTGGGTGTATTCATGCACGGTATGACGGCCGGCGAGGCGGCCAGCACCTATGCCATCCTGTCGGTGGGTGATGGACTCATCGCGCAGATACCGGCGCTGCTGATCTCCATTGCCGCCGGCATCATCGTCACGCGCGTGCCGGGCGAGGAGCGCCGCAATCTGGCCAGCGATCTGTCGAGCCAGCTCATGCGGCATCGTAGCGCGCTGTGGATCGTATCGGCGGTGCTGGTGGTGTTCGCTTGTTTGCCGGGCTTTCCCACGCTGATCTTTCTGGCGATTGCCGCGATGATCGGCGGTGGTGCGTTTATGTCGGGCCGCAAGGCAGGCGGTGGTGGCGCGGGGGCGGGCACTGGCGCGGCGGCAGAGGGTCATGCGGGTGATGAAGGCGCCGCCGAGCTACCCGCCGTTGGTGCAACACCTCTGTTGTTGCGCGTGCACCCAGACCTCGCGCGTGGCGGCCGCCTTGGCCAGGCGCTGATCGAGCTGCGTCAAAGCAAGCTCGAGCAGCTTGGTCTGCCTTTGCCACAAATTGTCCTGCAAGCACATGCCGGACTGTCGCCGCAAAGCTTTAGTTTTCTGCTCTATCAGGAGCCGGTGTTGACGTTGACCATGCAGCCGTTGCTGCTGGCCGATGCCAGTTCGGCGAGGTTGTCCCAGGCGGTCGCGCACGACACGCTGCCCTTTGGCGGGCATCGCTTGCAATGGGCGCCGGTGGAGCAACAGCCGGTGCTTGAGGCGACGGGAGTGAAGGTGTATCGCGATCACGATGCGGTGACTCACGTGGTGTCGCTGGCGCTGGACCGCTACGCCTCCGAGCTGATCGGTGTGCAGGAGGCGCGTTATCTGATGGATCAGATGGAGTCCAGCTATGGCGAGCTGATCAAAGAATTGCAGCGCCAACTGCCGATTGGGCGCATTGCCGATGTATTGCAGCGATTGGTGGCCGAAGGGGTATCGATCCGGGATTTGCGCGCCATTTTCGAGGCACTGGTGGAATGGGCGCCGCGCGAGAAAGATCCGGTGATGCTGGCCGAATATGCGCGCATGGCGTTGCGCCGGCACATCGTGGGTCGTCATCGGCGTGGGCAGCCGTGGATCAGCGCTTGGGTGCTGGGCGGGCAGATCGAGCAGACGATACGCGAATCCATCCGGCAGACGGCTGCGGGTTCGTACTCGGCGCTCAGTGCGGAAGAGAGTCAGTCCATCCTGCAAGAAATCAAAGCCACCGTCGCCAAGAACGGATCCGCCACCGCACTGGTCACGGCCATTGATGTGCGACGTTTTGTACGCAAACTGATCGAGCGTGAGTTGTCCGGCTTGGCCGTCTTGTCGTTCCAGGAGCTAGACGACGAAGCCGAACTCAAAGTGTTGGGTCATATCGAATTGATAGGTGATGACTATGCGCTTGCCTGA